One part of the Tolypothrix sp. NIES-4075 genome encodes these proteins:
- a CDS encoding SgcJ/EcaC family oxidoreductase: MNNHEQNILEIKAIMQSFADAWNVYDAMQLAELFTEDADFINVAGQWWKGRTELVQGHANAFSNHLKNTQMHFPDTTVKFLKPDLAICHSTWEMSGLTRPDGTSLPTKYGVLSAIAQQDGQWQLVAVHNTETLSRNG; the protein is encoded by the coding sequence ATGAACAATCACGAGCAAAACATTCTAGAAATCAAAGCCATCATGCAATCTTTTGCAGATGCCTGGAACGTTTATGATGCAATGCAATTAGCAGAGTTATTCACTGAAGATGCGGATTTTATCAATGTGGCAGGGCAGTGGTGGAAAGGTCGAACTGAACTAGTGCAAGGACATGCCAACGCCTTTAGCAATCATCTGAAAAATACTCAGATGCATTTTCCCGATACCACTGTCAAATTTCTCAAACCTGATTTGGCAATCTGCCACAGCACTTGGGAAATGAGTGGACTCACTCGCCCTGATGGGACTAGTCTGCCAACAAAATATGGAGTCTTGAGTGCGATCGCTCAACAAGATGGACAGTGGCAACTGGTTGCCGTGCATAACACTGAGACTTTAT